One region of Mangifera indica cultivar Alphonso chromosome 3, CATAS_Mindica_2.1, whole genome shotgun sequence genomic DNA includes:
- the LOC123210109 gene encoding transcriptional regulator SUPERMAN-like, with amino-acid sequence MESAGKQGSSDTSSEENDCLVQVKEDTAATKRSYECTFCKQGFTNAQALGGHMNIHRKDRAKRKQVTGSSFSKKPMAINDEHLNPRYIPPISAVYELKRKPLMYNPPSASSPRPSITHQNDREFLLPRPQSSSTNEEVLGGNLSLGIGQTCVEDDQVNRVIMKEDELDLELRLGQNL; translated from the coding sequence ATGGAATCAGCAGGGAAACAAGGAAGTTCAGATACATCAAGCGAAGAAAATGATTGCCTTGTACAAGTCAAAGAAGACACGGCGGCTACCAAACGCTCTTATGAATGCACTTTTTGCAAGCAGGGCTTCACCAACGCTCAGGCCTTAGGAGGGCACATGAACATACATCGAAAAGATCGAGCCAAGCGCAAGCAAGTTACTGGTTCCTCGTTTTCAAAGAAACCCATGGCTATTAATGATGAGCACTTGAACCCTAGATATATTCCACCGATTTCAGCCGTTTATGAGCTTAAAAGGAAACCTCTCATGTATAACCCACCATCGGCATCTAGCCCTAGACCTTCAATTACTCACCAAAACGATAGAGAGTTTCTCCTGCCAAGGCCGCAGTCTTCAAGCACAAATGAAGAGGTTTTGGGTGGAAATTTGAGTTTGGGAATCGGCCAAACGTGTGTTGAAGATGATCAAGTAAATAGAGTAATTATGAAGGAAGATGAACTGGATTTGGAGCTTCGACTTGGTCAAAATCTTTAA